DNA from Kwoniella newhampshirensis strain CBS 13917 chromosome 14, whole genome shotgun sequence:
GGGTATGCAATAACACTTGAAGCGTCGCATTGGCGTAACATGCCATGGAAGGGTTATACAGTCCAGCGGCTCTCTTCGCGTGCGCTACAGCTTCCGGCCAACGAAGGTCGACTTCCACGGGATATAGACCCTGGGCTGCAGTGGGAGTTGAGCTAGTGCTGGCCTTTGGGGTCGAGTCGATTTGTTGTTTATGCTTTTGTTTTTGAGGTGATTGACCGGAAGTCGCAGGAATtgtagatgatgatgaatcACCCAAACCGTCATCATGCCCATTGGATTGTTGACGagtcttcttgctcttcttccgtaTTTGTTCCGTCAATCCCTCTtggtcctcgtcttcctcatcgtcttcctccgcttcgCTATCCCCGGCCACGACTCCCTCCCCATTAATCGTCAGCGATCTCTTCTTTGCTTTGATCCCACTTCCAGATCCTGATGAGGGTGACGGACTGCGAGGTCCCACGATGACCTCTTTCGTACCGACATCGAAGCTCCATGAGTTCTTGGGCATGGGTTCGCCAAACGATATTGGTCTCGACGTGAATTCCTCCAGGAGACTGTTGTCGTGCAGGTTggattggaagaggaaaccATTAGGAGCGGGAGGAGCAGAGGCGGTAGTCGCCATTTTTACGAGCTGGCGAAATTCCTAGCGGGTGTAGACGGCGTGGGCGAAGGCCAGGGGCGATTGAGGTCCAGATTGCCCGTCGTTCTTGGACAGGACGCCGAGCTTGTTTTGacgaaagaaggagggagggaaCCGGTCCAGTGTCGTGCTGTGATGGTGGAAGGGGAATAACGCTGTTGTCCGCGAGCGTGATTGATAAATTTGGGTCAAATGGAGGTTGGTGTCAAAAAGTGAGAAACACGCGTGAAAAACGGAAAAATATCAATCGCACCCAGAACCCGGAAGCGAGTGGCACTGGGTCGAACAATCAGACAAATGTGTTGAACAATGACTCCGTTCTCTCGATAACATGGGAGCATCGATGCTGGCTTGCCCTAGAGCTTGGCGACGTCGTAGGCAGCAGGAGAGTGACTGGCATGGCAGCACCCAACAATTTGTCTGATGTGGCAACAATCCTGCATGTCAATGTTTTCAGACGATCGTGGCAATCGTCCATCCATTTTCACATCTCGCTtattctcctcctctttcccttgaTATCCTTGCCTCAATTTTCAACCCCCTGCACACCGCTtcatcacttccacttcaccTTCAGCACGATCGGAGTGGTGAGAGCACTCTGACCTGACGTCTTTGCTTTGTGAGACAAAGGTATATCACGCAGTTATAATCTGGCACTCTCATCTACGGCCATAGAACACAGAAAGCATTCCATCCCGTTCGCTTTGGAAAATTAAGCTGTGTATCGCTCGGTTAGTACCAAGGTGGGGGACCACTTGGGAATCCCGGGTGCTGTAGTTTTATGTTTTGCTCATGCACGCTTTTtgatgaggaggtcgaTTAGGAAAGACGTCGGGTGAAAGGATGGACGGACGGAATCacggaaggaagagatgagtgATTTGTGGTTCACCGGAGGAATGTGGGTATGTGGAATGACGCGCGTACTGTTTCCGCTCAGGTCTTACTCGGACAGCTTTGAGTGACTGGCGAGTCGACTTGTCGAGTATGAATCTGCGTTGTCACTCCTCATCTGGTCGTTCCAGTTATAGATACATCTGCACTCCATCAAGAGTGTGACTTGAGACTGACCAGTGAGCCAACCATCTCCATGCAGTACCTTACGTTGAGAGGGGGATGTCATGACCAAAGATCTATGCTATGCTATTGACTAAATGCGAGATTACAAACCGTTatatcctcttccttcatctcgaaAGCCTACTTGGTCAACTGCTTCTTCCTGAAAGCCTCTGTCATATCCTTCTGTACATTCGCCATGACGGGTTGATGTGTCTTGTATTCCATCGTGAATTCACCTATAACGCAGGATACTCATTAGTGAGATTGGGTCTTGTTGCCTATCTGACCGTACTCACCCTTTCCTTGCGTCATCCCTCTGAGTTGACTTGAATAGCCGAACATGTCGTTAAGCGCAACCTCGGCGGTGAGAGTGAATTCGTCATCCCTGACTTCCGTGTCGATAATTGTTCCTTTACGTTGGTTCAAGGCTCCAATGACATTTCCCTGGAACTCGATAGGCGCAACGACTTCCACAGTCATGACGGGTTCGAGGACAACTGGTTTGGCTTTCTGGAATGCTTCTCTGAAGGCACCAACGGAAGCCAGTCGGAAAGCCAATTCGTTCGAGTCGACAGTGTGGGCGGAACCATCTTCGAGAACAAATCGACATCCAGTGATAGGGTGACCGGTCAATAGACCTCGGTCGAGCGCTTCTTGGAAACCCTGCAATACGACGCTTGAATCAGACCGCAATACATACCAAGTTGGATTGGACTGACCTTCTCAATCGCAGGGATGAATTGCTGAGGAATGTTGCCTCCGATAATCCTGTTATCAAACGCAGTGTCCTTTCCAGTGTCGGGATCCGTCTCCATAGGCTCAAGTCGACCGATCACTCGACCGAACTGACCAGAACCACCAGACTGCTTCTTGTGTGTATAGTTGAACTTTGAAGGCTCGGTGATGGTCTCTCGGAAGGCGACTCGGGGTTTACCAGTGACACAAGCGACGTTGTACTCTCGCCTCATTCGCTCGACGTAGATGTCCAAGTGCAGTTCTCCCATACcggagatgatggtctATACGCAGTCAGCCGTGCGCATTGTGTGGCAAcagcacactcacctcttgaGACTCGCCATCAACGTGTACTCGGAACGTAGGGTCTTCTTTCTGGAATCGGTTCAGGGCACGAGAGAAGTTGGGTGTCTCGTTGCCTTCGGGTCGAATGGAGAGTGAAATGACAGGCTCGGGAACAAACATGGAGGTCTGCCATCAGCAGTGAACGAAATGAGCCTTGACTTACCATAGAGTATGTAGTTGATCCATCCGTGAAAGTGTCACCTGATGAACATTCGACACCGAACATCGCACAAATCTCTCCGGCCCCGATAGCCTCCACATCCTGCATAGCTCATCAGCAATTGACGTACTGATAGCTGCGCGgtactcacctccatctcgtcaCTGTGCATCCTCACTAATCTAGgcaccttcaccttctttccagTCCTCGCGTTGTAGATGAGGGACCCTCTCTTCAGCTCTCCTTGGTACACCCTCATATAGGTCAGTTGACCGtatcgtccttcttccaacttGAACGCGAGACCGACCAAAGGAGCATCGGCGGCAGGAACGAGGGGGATGGGGGGAGCCTGAGGGGGTAAAGCTGCGTCGAGAGCTTGGTTGTGGACCTCACTGGGATCGGGGAGATAAGCGCAGATTCCATCGAGCAGAGATTGAACGCCGGTGTTCTTGATTGCGGATCCGAGGAAAACCGGTGTGAAGCGGAGAGAGGTGGTCGCTCGTCGGAGAGCTTGAGCGATATCGAGTTCGGAAATAGGAGCttcgtcgaggaagagatcgcaGAGGGTCTCATCGGCTTCAGAAAGTTGTTCAATGAGTTCCGCTCGCTTTTGCTCAGCGATGGCACGGACGCTGTCCGGGATATCGTCTGTCTCTACGACCTGATTTCTGTGAACGGAAGTCAGTTAGCGAGGTGCCTTGCTTTCTAAACTCGGGTAAAGAAGCTGACTTACCCCTTGACACCTTCATTGTAGATCGCCTTCATACGCACAAGATCAACGACACCGCCGAAATCACCCTCGGCACCAATCGGGACCTGAACAGCCGCCGCGTTCATCTTTAATTTGCCGCGCAGCTGCTGAATGACTCGGAAGGGGTTTGATCCGGCTCTGCGTCAATGTGAAGTAGCAGTCATCAGGATCCATCAGAGCGGAATCATAAGGTGGTGGGAGGATGGTAGACTTACCGATCCATCTTATTGATGAATGCCAACCTCGGTACGTTGTACCTTCTCATCTGACGATCCACTGTGATCGTTTGACTCTGAACACCACTAACAGCACAAAGGACCAACACCGCGCCGTCCAACACTCTCAACGctctctcgacctcgataGTGAAATCGACGTGACCGGGTGtatcgatgatgttgatcgcgaacttctccttgtcgGCGCTTGTCAAGACTTCGCCCTGTGCGAGTTCCGTAGGTGGTTTAGGAGCGAGCCAATCGGCGAATGTGGCAGCTGATTGGATGGTGATTCCCTTTTCTCGTTCCAGTTCCATGGAGTCCATCTTCGCTCCGACAGCATCACGACCTCGAACTTCGTGAATGTCTCGAATACGTCCGGTGTAGTAAAGGACCTGAAGGATGTCAGGCCAGGTACGGTATAATATAGTGGCGAGATGAATTGGGACTTACACGTTCGGTCAGAGTGGTCTTACCAGAATCGATGTGCGCAGAGCTATATCGAATGACAGACACGTACATCAGTCTCCGGAATCTCCCATCCTTCGCTCacacaccactcacattccGACATTTCTTTGCCTTCTCAATCTATTCGAATCACTATCCTTCAACTCCGGCAAGATCCTCTCTGGCCAAATCGGCTCATCACCGCCGTCCTCCTTGATCGCCGCCGCAGCTGAACTAGAGGCATATCGCCTCTGACCGAGTCCCGCGGACTTAGGAAGCGTAGTCGTAGCTAAGAGAACGGAACTTcgatgatcgtgatcgtttgatggtgaaggagatgagatcgaggatgatggtccGGACCCGAGAGTCGGTTTCCGTTGCAAGATCACAGGACGACGTAGAGGCGccgttgatgttgatgcgTGGCGCAGCCGAGCGACTGCTCGTGTGATTCCAGGCATCGCGAGCTACGTTTTTTTGTATTGATACGGTTAGACAGGTAGAAAGACAGAATCCAGAATAAGGTAAAACGAGTGCAAGACGTCGACAGATGCAAGGTCGGACTTTTTCGCGGTCGTCACGTGACTTTCGGATCCATGTCCGCAGATTCCCGTTCACCAGTCGACATGAATCCATTTGATGTTCATGTCAGAGCCGATTCATTCACATCGTTGCTCGAGCCTATATGCTATGAACCACGGGTCTCGTGTGTGACAGACCCAAAAGCTTGTCCCCAAAAGTTGAAGAAAAAAGAACAAACGAATATCCGGCAACGAAACGGTGTGCAAATTACGGCTATACCAGTACCTCTCGTTGGCCCTTGCCTTCAACAACTTGACATCAAATGTGACGACCTTGCCGATGAGGCCTAGTGACCTGCCTGAGTGGGGGCTATAGACTGCACAggctgttgctgctgctgttgttggACAGCAGGTGTTTGGCCGACTTGCTGTTGAACCTGTCCTTGGACTGGAGTAGGAGTAGGTAGAGCAGTATTTGTCCCGGTTGCAGTTGTGGTGTATGTCGTTCCAGAGGATGGGTAGGACGCCCCGGCTAAGTTGTACGTGGGATAAGAAGGGGGATAAGCTCCTGTGCCGCCGCGAGCGATATCCAGTTCTCGCCGCAGATGTTCGATTTCTCGATGCATATCGACTTGCTGAGATTTCATGTGTCGCACAAAGTCAATCGCTAAAGGAGAACATATCAGCCCAGTCTATACCTGAACGAAGACGATTTCAAGTTACTCACCTTTACTGAGAATCTCCCACTTGCTAGCCTTCATACCCCTATCTGCAGGAAGTTCCTCTCTGAGTTCATCAAACaactctttcatctcctttcttctctttctctctgcGAGTTTGTGGCTGACCCTCAGCTCGGGCGATCTCGAGAAAGGTTGTTCTTTCTTGATTCCATCGCTAGACTCGGGAGGAGCCAGCAGAGCGCCACCGCTACCAGAGTCTtgattggtgagtgaagatGCCCCACCTTCTTGTTGTCGGTCGAGACCATCTCGCGCAGGAGATGCAGTAGCGGACGCGAGAGTCTCGTCGGCGAAACGGATTTCGGGTGCAAAACCTACGGCGTCGGCGACGGTATCGCTCCCAGGAGCTGATCCGTTCCCGACACTGGATCGAAGTGATGAGAGCGCTGGGTCGATAATCACTCGGTTGTCTGTGCCGTTGGATCCCGAAGGTGTCGTGCCGTTGCCGTTTCCCTGTGTAGCAGCTACGCCATTGCCTGTAGCAGAGTTGATGGTGGGTGCAGCGCCAGAAGGGAAGTTATACTGGACCGGGAAAACGGTGATAGgctgttgaggaggaataGGGAAGTTTGCGAGATCGTAAGCTGAATGTTGAGGTGTTTTGTTCCATGAAAAAGGGAGATCGCCTTTGGTGGGCAGGAAAGGAGCAGTCTTCGCCTCTCTCGGTGAGACGTCTCTGTCATTCAGGTATAGTGACTCAATGATCGATACTCGACGTTTGCTTGCAGGTTCGGTGGGCACTAGTTGAGGCGTAACGAGTGTTGTACTGATGAATGATTGAGGTGTGTCGGGTGTTGTCATCCCGTCCTCTCGATCATACGTCTTTCGTTTGCGAGACAGTTCCACGTCGATCGTAAGTGGGGAGTGACGGGAGACAGGACTCTCAGATGCTGCAGAACTGGGGGCTGCCAATGGTCTCCTGATGCTAGATTCGCTGAGGGCAGGGGAGCAGGACCGAGCTACTCCGTCGCTGTCGATCACGGGCTTTTCGTCTTTCATCATCGCGTATATGGCCAGATCGCTAGCTCTAGAGGTTGGAGAGACTAaacgagaggaggaagaaggagtcAGATGAATCGTTGAGAGGTGAGGTGATGACACTTGTCGGGATACGTGAGAACGACTGTGCGGAACGGGTTGTGGTGGAGGTCGGTGAGGTAGTCGAGGTATCCGTGAGTCagaggtagaagaggaattCGATGCGTTGCCCTTTTGCAAGTAGCTTATTGGAGGCAAGGAGGGGCGTGAGAATTGTGATGGTGTTGTGCTCTGGTTGAAGCGCGGTGGCAAGGAGGGGGGCGGAGAAGGTTCTCTCTTCGGGATACGATGCctgatgagaggatgataGTGGTGTCAATAGTGAAAGACGAAAACAAACAGACACGAGGGAAAATGCCATGAGGGTAGAGTGTGGAAAGGACGTGTTTTCATCGTGTCAACCACGCGATTAGGGTGAGAATTGAGCgagggggagggagagtgaAAAGGAACGGTGACGATCAACAAAATCGACAATGGATGACACCACTCACCGGTCTGACGtaggatgatgatgatgatgactctGAAACGGATGTGGGTAGTGATGTTGGTAATGGtgtagatgatgatgttgacgatgatccaTTGAATCTCTACAGGAGGATTCATTCCAGTGGTAAGCATGGTGTCTGGGTtggtggtcgtggtggtggtgggcGAGTGAGGGAGGGGAGGATTTGCGGTGGAAGGTCTCTGGGCTGGCTCTGTCAAAGGGCGCGGGAGCAGAGGATTTCCACCTTTTCAAACGCGCCGAGTTAATCTCTCCCTGAGGTGACCGCCTCGTGTAATAACGCCGACAAGGTCACTTGATGCTCCTTACAACGCCGAAGGAGGCAGCTCGGTTGTTGCCGGCTGCGTTCTCCTTCGATCATGCATCGGAGGATGCGTCCTTACTCCAGAGCGATCTGACTGACGAGCATgcgaaggaaggagaatgcATACTGACAGGTATATTCTGGGTCAAACGCACGAGCGGATCGAGGTGCGAACGAAGAGGGATGGTCCCGCGACGCGATCGAGACGCGAGGTGGAAAGATCGAAGCGTGCTCTTCACGTGGGTGGATGCAAATGCCGAATTGTTGGTTTATTGTTGTGCTCGAACGCTGCTCGAACCTCCTGATGCTAGAGGACAAACCAGGAGTCAGTATGCCA
Protein-coding regions in this window:
- a CDS encoding elongation factor G, mitochondrial produces the protein MPGITRAVARLRHASTSTAPLRRPVILQRKPTLGSGPSSSISSPSPSNDHDHRSSVLLATTTLPKSAGLGQRRYASSSAAAAIKEDGGDEPIWPERILPELKDSDSNRLRRQRNVGISAHIDSGKTTLTERVLYYTGRIRDIHEVRGRDAVGAKMDSMELEREKGITIQSAATFADWLAPKPPTELAQGEVLTSADKEKFAINIIDTPGHVDFTIEVERALRVLDGAVLVLCAVSGVQSQTITVDRQMRRYNVPRLAFINKMDRAGSNPFRVIQQLRGKLKMNAAAVQVPIGAEGDFGGVVDLVRMKAIYNEGVKGNQVVETDDIPDSVRAIAEQKRAELIEQLSEADETLCDLFLDEAPISELDIAQALRRATTSLRFTPVFLGSAIKNTGVQSLLDGICAYLPDPSEVHNQALDAALPPQAPPIPLVPAADAPLVGLAFKLEEGRYGQLTYMRVYQGELKRGSLIYNARTGKKVKVPRLVRMHSDEMEDVEAIGAGEICAMFGVECSSGDTFTDGSTTYSMPVISLSIRPEGNETPNFSRALNRFQKEDPTFRVHVDGESQETIISGMGELHLDIYVERMRREYNVACVTGKPRVAFRETITEPSKFNYTHKKQSGGSGQFGRVIGRLEPMETDPDTGKDTAFDNRIIGGNIPQQFIPAIEKGFQEALDRGLLTGHPITGCRFVLEDGSAHTVDSNELAFRLASVGAFREAFQKAKPVVLEPVMTVEVVAPIEFQGNVIGALNQRKGTIIDTEVRDDEFTLTAEVALNDMFGYSSQLRGMTQGKGEFTMEYKTHQPVMANVQKDMTEAFRKKQLTK